A single genomic interval of Astyanax mexicanus isolate ESR-SI-001 chromosome 4, AstMex3_surface, whole genome shotgun sequence harbors:
- the LOC125801080 gene encoding uncharacterized protein LOC125801080 translates to MVSAEMLWMMMLVFLGGSPLWAFPLAPPPGVVECEYAGRRVELLRDRVRVEGRDVLVLNQVNHTWTMLVTEPAQLDLQQILQECTDLKKKMLNYNQTTTGVSVFGVVATLLAALLFVGFVLLSFKYPEYVGVGGVLGSIIHYPPHSQKEKEKGRSENVPPANVSPY, encoded by the exons atggtTTCTGcagagatgctgtggatgatgatGCTGGTGTTTCTGGGTGGTTCCCCACTCTGGGCTTTTCCTTTAG CTCCGCCCCCGGGCGTGGTTGAATGTGAGTATGCTGGTCGGCGGGTGGAGCTGCTGAGGGACCGGGTTCGGGTGGAGGGTCGGGATGTCCTGGTGCTGAATCAGGTAAATCACACCTGGACGATGTTGGTAACAGAACCGGCTCAGCTGGACCTGCAGCAGATCCTGCAGGAGTGTACAGACCTGAAGAAGAAGATGCTCAATTACAACCAGACTACAACAG GCGTCTCTGTTTTTGGAGTGGTGGCGACGCTTCTGGCAGCTTTATTGTTCGTTGGTTTTGTTTTACTGAGTTTTAAGTATCCAGAATATG TCGGAGTCGGAG gtgttttggGCTCCATCATCCACTATCCTCCTCATtctcagaaagaaaaagaaaaaggacggTCTGAAAACGTTCCTCCAGCTAATGTCTCTCCTTACTGA